The following are encoded together in the Adhaeribacter arboris genome:
- a CDS encoding RNA polymerase sigma factor, which yields MFPESLLLLPTREVTYCQPLATEPPMAETELIQALQAQDSAALTALYQAYSPALYGIILRIVRAEPTAEDVLQECFLKIWITFHLYDQAKGRLFTWLINIARHLAIDKTRSRTYLQELKTQKKEASSLAERLGHEGFRPEHIGLRKVVDQLAIPHKTIIYLMYFEGYTQSEIAQQLSIPLGTVKTRARQALQRLRKLI from the coding sequence TTGTTTCCAGAATCCCTGCTCCTGCTACCCACCCGGGAGGTAACCTATTGCCAACCACTGGCTACAGAACCCCCGATGGCCGAGACTGAATTAATCCAGGCCCTGCAAGCCCAAGACTCGGCGGCTCTCACCGCCCTCTATCAAGCTTATTCTCCCGCCCTGTACGGAATAATTTTACGCATCGTCCGGGCCGAACCAACGGCGGAAGATGTGCTGCAGGAATGCTTTCTTAAAATCTGGATTACTTTTCATCTCTATGACCAGGCCAAGGGCAGATTATTTACTTGGCTCATCAACATCGCCCGGCATTTAGCCATTGATAAAACCCGTTCCCGGACCTATTTACAAGAGCTAAAAACCCAGAAAAAAGAGGCAAGTAGCTTAGCGGAGCGGCTGGGGCATGAGGGCTTTCGGCCGGAGCATATTGGCCTGAGAAAGGTAGTCGACCAATTAGCTATCCCACATAAAACTATTATTTACTTGATGTATTTCGAAGGATATACGCAAAGTGAAATTGCCCAGCAGCTTTCTATTCCTTTAGGCACGGTTAAGACTCGGGCCCGCCAGGCACTGCAACGCTTGCGGAAATTAATTTAA
- a CDS encoding ABC transporter permease — MDSTRLATFKNSLLADGSVYSVSASSSIPSANIPINQVNDGSSNLSQAQSMQMLFTDLDFIRTMKMKIVAGRDFSEKMALDKTEGFLINEEAVKKLGYQKSEAAIGTTIQWVQPNTVLKKGKVVGVVQNFNITPLKTTVQPLVLHYFPNRLQYLYLRFNQKNADQVLKEVAKKFTSLAPKQSLEYTFLDDTLNAMYTSETKLGVIFSYFSFLAIFIACLGILGLSLYTIQLRIKEIAIRKVLGATVLSITAELLKQFIKPVLLASLLATPITWYVMSKWLEEFAYRTPILPSVFVITTALVLALAVLTMTFQSVKAALSNPVLNLRSE, encoded by the coding sequence ATGGATTCCACCCGCTTGGCTACTTTCAAAAACTCGTTACTAGCAGATGGCTCAGTTTATTCCGTAAGTGCCTCCTCCTCTATTCCAAGTGCCAATATTCCGATTAACCAGGTGAACGATGGTAGTTCTAATCTAAGCCAAGCCCAATCGATGCAAATGCTATTTACTGACCTGGACTTTATCCGCACCATGAAAATGAAAATTGTGGCAGGCAGGGATTTTAGTGAGAAAATGGCATTAGATAAAACGGAAGGTTTCCTCATCAATGAAGAAGCCGTAAAAAAGCTAGGGTATCAAAAATCAGAAGCAGCCATTGGTACCACTATTCAATGGGTACAGCCTAATACCGTATTGAAAAAGGGAAAGGTAGTGGGCGTGGTCCAAAACTTTAATATAACCCCGCTAAAAACAACTGTGCAGCCCTTAGTGCTACACTATTTTCCCAACCGGCTACAATATTTATACTTGCGTTTTAACCAAAAAAATGCCGATCAGGTCCTAAAAGAAGTAGCTAAAAAATTTACCAGCTTAGCCCCGAAGCAATCGCTGGAATATACCTTTTTGGATGATACCTTAAACGCTATGTATACCAGTGAGACAAAATTAGGGGTCATATTCAGCTATTTTTCATTCTTAGCTATCTTTATTGCTTGCTTGGGCATTCTAGGCCTTTCCTTGTATACCATTCAGCTAAGGATTAAAGAAATTGCCATTAGAAAGGTATTAGGCGCCACTGTACTGAGTATTACGGCCGAATTACTAAAGCAATTTATCAAGCCCGTGCTATTGGCTTCGCTACTAGCAACCCCCATTACCTGGTATGTGATGAGTAAATGGTTAGAAGAGTTTGCGTATAGAACGCCCATTCTCCCCTCGGTATTTGTGATAACAACTGCCTTAGTTTTAGCCTTAGCGGTTTTAACGATGACTTTTCAATCGGTAAAAGCCGCGTTAAGCAACCCAGTACTAAATCTGAGATCAGAATAA
- a CDS encoding ABC transporter permease codes for MWKNYLLIASRTLWKNKVFSLINILGLSVGLACCILMFLFIQHEQSYDRFHVQAKDIYRITSAMDGSNGSTHLAVTPAPWAPLMKKDYPEIKSYTRLLKDEKALIGPPGEQQFFENNLLYADSTLFDVFTISLEKGEVKRALERPNSIILTSETAKKYFGHTNPIGKTLSINSFGRNLTVEVTALARPMPANSHFAFSSLVSLATLGDLSGLWSFHMFQSYVVLNSNTAANSLENKFPAFVKRYILNNPSADGKQDIHLQPLTDIHLRSNLVGEIGTNGNITYVYAFACVALFVLLLACFNFTNLSTARSLTRAKEVGLRKVVGAEKRQLLQQFLTETTLFALLALIIAIAMAYLALPLFNRVAERSLTIDFVHNPLLTFVLIGLVLVVGILAGLYPAVILSAFKPTEVLKGKFSNSRKGLSLRLFLVTLQFVVSMGLIAGTFLVNHQLNFLKSKNLGFDRENVVILTLPKDMELWTTKYDVWLYVYCDSQTSGLDLLNGFPSFWRSRLFF; via the coding sequence ATGTGGAAAAACTATTTACTAATCGCTAGTCGCACCCTGTGGAAAAACAAGGTTTTTTCTCTTATTAATATTTTAGGCCTTTCGGTTGGTCTGGCGTGCTGTATTCTCATGTTTCTTTTTATTCAACACGAGCAGAGCTATGATCGCTTTCATGTACAGGCCAAGGATATTTACCGGATAACATCAGCCATGGACGGGAGTAATGGTAGTACCCATTTAGCCGTAACCCCCGCTCCTTGGGCACCCTTAATGAAAAAAGATTACCCGGAAATTAAAAGTTACACTCGACTATTAAAAGACGAAAAAGCATTGATCGGCCCTCCTGGCGAACAACAATTTTTTGAAAACAATTTGCTTTATGCCGATTCCACTCTATTCGATGTTTTTACTATTAGTTTGGAAAAGGGAGAGGTGAAGCGGGCACTGGAACGTCCTAATAGCATCATCTTAACTAGTGAAACCGCTAAAAAGTATTTTGGCCATACGAATCCCATTGGAAAAACCCTTAGCATCAACTCTTTTGGCAGAAATCTTACGGTAGAAGTGACTGCTCTAGCCAGGCCAATGCCGGCTAATTCCCATTTTGCGTTTAGTTCTCTGGTATCCCTGGCAACGCTGGGAGACCTAAGCGGATTATGGTCCTTTCACATGTTTCAGAGTTATGTAGTATTAAATAGTAACACAGCCGCTAACAGCTTAGAAAACAAATTTCCTGCTTTTGTGAAGCGGTACATTTTGAACAATCCTAGTGCCGATGGCAAACAGGACATCCATTTACAGCCTCTTACCGATATTCATTTACGCTCCAACCTGGTCGGGGAAATAGGAACGAATGGAAATATAACCTATGTCTATGCGTTTGCTTGTGTTGCCTTGTTTGTCTTACTTCTAGCCTGTTTTAACTTTACCAATTTGTCTACGGCCCGCTCCCTGACCCGAGCCAAAGAAGTGGGGCTCCGAAAAGTAGTAGGGGCGGAGAAAAGGCAACTGCTACAACAGTTTTTAACGGAGACTACCCTCTTTGCCCTATTAGCTTTGATTATAGCTATTGCTATGGCTTATTTGGCCTTGCCCTTATTCAACCGCGTGGCGGAGCGCAGCTTAACGATCGATTTTGTCCATAATCCCTTACTTACCTTCGTATTGATTGGCTTAGTATTAGTCGTAGGTATACTGGCGGGTCTTTACCCGGCGGTAATACTATCGGCTTTTAAACCCACGGAAGTACTCAAAGGCAAGTTTAGTAATTCTAGGAAAGGTCTATCCCTTAGACTCTTCCTGGTTACTCTCCAATTTGTAGTGTCCATGGGGCTTATTGCTGGTACCTTTTTAGTCAATCATCAACTTAATTTTTTAAAGAGTAAAAACCTCGGGTTCGACCGAGAAAATGTAGTTATTCTAACGCTACCCAAGGATATGGAGTTGTGGACTACAAAGTATGATGTTTGGCTTTATGTCTATTGCGATAGTCAAACATCAGGTTTAGACTTGCTAAATGGTTTTCCTTCTTTTTGGAGAAGCAGGTTGTTTTTCTGA
- a CDS encoding helix-turn-helix domain-containing protein, whose amino-acid sequence MKGNITEEELIAERKRVGNLLRQKREERGYKQEDFAQLTGMSRSTISKIEAGNWNFGIDTLTLFTKHLGIEKLGK is encoded by the coding sequence ATGAAAGGCAACATTACCGAAGAAGAATTGATTGCCGAGCGCAAACGGGTAGGTAATCTGCTCCGGCAAAAACGGGAAGAACGCGGCTACAAGCAAGAGGATTTTGCCCAGCTGACCGGCATGTCGCGTAGTACCATTTCCAAGATAGAAGCCGGTAATTGGAATTTCGGGATAGATACCCTTACCTTGTTTACTAAACATTTAGGAATTGAGAAATTAGGCAAATAA
- a CDS encoding HNH endonuclease → MVDNYSRYQKNLNLEDLFPVLSGVCACGCGNLLDNPRKKWYSNKCRDNSYIQFAIIKGNTGIIRKLLYQLDQGACRNCGVITPNWQADHILPVSNGGGACGISNFQTLCQDCHKEKTNNMVK, encoded by the coding sequence ATGGTTGATAATTATAGTAGATACCAAAAAAATTTAAATCTAGAAGATTTATTCCCCGTATTATCTGGAGTATGCGCCTGCGGTTGTGGTAATTTACTGGATAACCCTCGAAAAAAATGGTATTCAAATAAATGTAGAGATAACTCTTATATACAATTTGCTATTATTAAAGGGAATACTGGTATTATTAGAAAACTACTCTATCAATTAGACCAAGGAGCTTGCCGCAACTGTGGTGTTATAACCCCAAATTGGCAAGCAGACCATATTCTGCCGGTTTCTAATGGGGGTGGCGCATGTGGTATCTCAAATTTTCAAACGCTTTGCCAAGATTGCCATAAAGAAAAGACTAATAATATGGTGAAATGA
- a CDS encoding heparin lyase I family protein: MKRLLLLILSLNLLLSCEPKKQNNNHSYYPPVVQQPETPPVVTPDQPPVVTPEPPEQPDTAVVVTPPEQEEAEISVPVPEVITPNEPTPEQPKPNDPVFQIPEKRANLSTQHDFASTTLPRGFRKQTANPMGLQFVELGGAKWARFVLSANDNKNGVVRSEILKDSEPGLISRYGYTMRFPVENWQAHSEPDIITQWHNHEDKRLGEKPLVPPIALFAEGDYLHVMVCWDSKKVTTNTNREGKKNFKLIPLPKDQDVVFTWYVRHSYKTFSESDPRYKTEGGLIILAINGKQVLKYYGPNAYNDAEMPGYFKVGIYSRHIKYKRVVLLKDLYIGNEKSGFLDVMPRLPMLQ; the protein is encoded by the coding sequence ATGAAAAGGCTATTACTTTTAATCCTCTCCCTAAACCTGCTGCTTAGCTGTGAGCCAAAGAAGCAGAACAATAACCATTCGTACTATCCACCGGTAGTCCAACAACCGGAAACGCCTCCCGTAGTTACGCCGGACCAACCACCAGTTGTAACACCGGAACCTCCAGAGCAACCGGATACGGCCGTAGTAGTTACCCCTCCTGAGCAAGAAGAAGCGGAAATAAGCGTACCGGTTCCAGAGGTGATTACTCCGAACGAGCCTACTCCGGAGCAGCCGAAACCCAACGACCCAGTATTCCAGATACCCGAAAAGCGGGCTAATCTAAGTACGCAGCACGACTTTGCCAGCACCACTTTGCCCAGAGGTTTCCGCAAGCAAACGGCTAATCCGATGGGCTTGCAGTTCGTGGAATTGGGAGGTGCCAAGTGGGCCCGGTTTGTTTTAAGCGCCAACGATAACAAGAATGGCGTTGTCCGTTCGGAAATACTAAAAGATTCCGAACCCGGCTTAATTTCTCGCTACGGCTATACCATGCGATTCCCGGTAGAAAACTGGCAGGCGCACTCAGAACCCGATATAATAACCCAATGGCATAACCACGAGGATAAGAGGCTAGGCGAAAAGCCCCTTGTTCCACCTATTGCGCTGTTTGCGGAAGGAGATTACTTGCACGTAATGGTGTGTTGGGATAGTAAAAAAGTAACGACTAATACGAACAGAGAGGGTAAAAAGAACTTTAAACTTATTCCCTTACCCAAAGATCAGGATGTAGTCTTTACCTGGTACGTAAGGCACAGTTACAAAACTTTCTCCGAATCAGATCCACGATACAAGACGGAAGGAGGCTTAATTATCCTGGCCATTAACGGAAAACAAGTACTTAAGTATTATGGTCCGAACGCCTACAACGATGCCGAAATGCCCGGATATTTTAAGGTAGGTATTTACAGCCGGCACATTAAATATAAACGGGTAGTACTGTTAAAAGACCTGTATATCGGGAATGAGAAAAGCGGTTTTTTGGACGTAATGCCGCGCCTGCCGATGCTGCAATAG
- a CDS encoding M15 family metallopeptidase yields the protein MTLREKQSLFLKNFALLILWAFEQGYEVTAGELLRTDQQHAWNIAHGKSKADRSKHQDKLAGDLNLFIGGKYVTDSTAHAPLGKYWKSLHPQNRWGGDFKGFVDGNHYEML from the coding sequence ATGACTTTACGCGAAAAACAATCTTTATTCCTAAAAAACTTTGCCCTACTTATTCTATGGGCTTTTGAGCAAGGATACGAAGTTACGGCCGGCGAACTTTTACGCACGGACCAACAACATGCCTGGAACATTGCGCACGGTAAAAGCAAAGCAGATAGAAGCAAACACCAGGATAAGCTAGCAGGCGATTTAAACTTATTTATCGGCGGTAAATATGTAACCGATTCCACGGCGCACGCACCTTTGGGTAAATATTGGAAAAGCTTGCACCCGCAAAACCGTTGGGGCGGGGACTTTAAAGGCTTTGTAGACGGTAACCATTATGAAATGTTATAA
- a CDS encoding KH domain-containing protein — protein sequence MESKGIDYLLQQTAAVVFMGIVIYVLYKWVQSRDKEHLAERKEWLKELTALIESHKLDIKSKDLEIKELNKTNRDMSLEQLKFVHDVEDALAKSDPREAMNRILLITQNIADHFKIKTH from the coding sequence ATGGAAAGTAAAGGAATAGACTATTTGTTGCAACAAACGGCAGCAGTAGTCTTTATGGGGATTGTCATATATGTTTTATACAAGTGGGTGCAAAGTAGAGATAAAGAGCATTTAGCCGAGCGCAAAGAATGGCTAAAAGAATTAACGGCTTTGATTGAATCTCACAAATTAGATATTAAATCCAAAGATTTAGAAATAAAAGAACTGAATAAAACTAACCGGGATATGTCTCTGGAGCAGTTAAAATTTGTCCACGATGTAGAAGACGCCCTGGCCAAGTCTGACCCACGCGAGGCCATGAATCGCATCCTTTTAATTACGCAGAACATAGCGGACCACTTTAAAATTAAAACGCACTAA
- a CDS encoding PAS domain S-box protein, with amino-acid sequence MDMYPLQPLFFWLILPGVLMLVMGTGVLLFNIYRLFRKRRDIQRFPLVIVCVVLFISTPLITNTETLASIFFPNLYLKSGVIFMRGLVTAISAFVLHYLYPRLLRIPTREEIEEEISLFKAMEAISLEGHIRTEDGKMVSANQKACKIYGYTEAELLNLDVKELIWPEDYERIMQLRGQNYREKYECLGKHKDGSKLYLEVRGRMCATRASKYASPPLKI; translated from the coding sequence ATGGATATGTACCCTCTCCAGCCGCTTTTTTTCTGGTTAATTCTACCCGGCGTACTAATGCTGGTGATGGGTACGGGGGTGCTTTTATTTAACATCTACCGCCTGTTCCGCAAACGCCGGGATATCCAGCGTTTCCCCTTGGTAATTGTCTGCGTGGTGTTATTTATTAGCACACCCTTAATTACCAATACAGAAACATTGGCCAGTATTTTCTTTCCGAATCTCTACCTAAAAAGCGGAGTAATTTTTATGCGTGGCCTGGTTACGGCGATATCGGCTTTTGTCTTGCATTATTTATACCCGCGCCTGCTGCGTATTCCGACCCGGGAAGAAATAGAAGAAGAAATAAGTCTTTTTAAAGCCATGGAGGCTATTTCTTTAGAGGGGCACATTCGCACAGAAGATGGCAAGATGGTAAGCGCGAATCAAAAGGCTTGTAAGATTTACGGGTATACGGAAGCGGAACTTTTAAACCTCGATGTAAAAGAACTGATATGGCCGGAAGATTACGAAAGGATTATGCAGTTAAGGGGGCAAAACTACCGGGAGAAGTACGAGTGTTTAGGCAAGCATAAAGACGGTAGCAAGCTTTATTTAGAAGTAAGGGGGAGAATGTGCGCTACCAGGGCAAGCAAGTACGCATCACCGCCATTAAAGATTTAA